From Paenibacillus sp. FSL H8-0537:
AGGTATGCCGAGCCGGCACTGACATTGAAGTACTACATGTCAAACGAGGCTTGCACAAAGAACATGTGCAAACCATTGAAGATATTGTCTGCGGCCAAGCCTTCTCGACCCTTCCAGAGAACCATCCCATCTTCTTTAACCCTATGGGAATGGCAATTTTCGATATCGCTGTTTGTACGTATTATTACCAACTGGCGCTTGCAAACGAAATTGGATATTCTCTTGGAGATGAAGCCCAAACGCCGTATACCAACATGCAATAAAAATATAACTGAAATATTCAAAAAGAGTATGCATGAATCAGGCTAAAGGCTCCTCAGTGTAATTCAAATACTTAAATGAGGGAGCCTTCGTTCTTTCATCAACAACGATTATGATTGAACTCTGGATCGATAATTTGCCAAATGAGACATAATACCCTGTGTCTTATTATCTAGTAGCATATAACCCATACCTTTTTTATAAATGATTATATCTGAGGGATGCTTTTCGCTGCGAAGCTTGCACCGTAATTTATAGATATACTGCCTAGCGTTCTCAGGGGTCGTATATTCATCCCAGATCGTAAGTAAAATGTGTTGAATACTAACAAAACGATACCTATTCTTTACAAAAAACATTAGTAATTCGAACTCTTTACCAGGCAAAGGAATAAAGTTCCCTTCAGTTAATAACAATTGAAAGTCAGTGCTCAAAATGATATGAGGAGATATTTCAATGTCTCCTTCCATCTTTTTATGATTGTTATCTAACATTTGAATAAAATGTTTAAGGTGATCCCTACGCATAGGGTTCGTACTGTAGTTTTTAATCATAATATTTTTACGATTAGATTCCATTTTTGGGAAATGATTTGATGTAAGCGCTTCCCCTAAAATCAATACAGGACAGTTCCAGTTTCCAGCAAGCTCCATATATGTTTTAACACTGTTCCCAGCAAAATTAGAACTACACCATATGACTGCCAAAACATCCATATATGAAATAATAGGCTGCAAATACTCGATATCACTAAGATGGATGATGCCGACTTCATCATTCAAGACACACTGCTTAGTATCCGTGAAGAGACTTTTATCATCACTAACTACCACAATATTCATGAATTATTTCCCTCCTAGTTTCTCTAGCCAACTTTTAGTCAACCCAAAGCTACTATTCACCTATGGTTTTGCATCAATCGCCATAATTCAACTCTACAGGAATTTTTTGCAGCAGTCCATAAAATAATGTTTTTTAATCGTTAATCATACGTTAATTTGAAAAATAATCAACCAATTCCTCTAAATGGAACTTTTATACAGAAACGAGTTTTTTACCCCTTCGCTCTATTGAGCGAGTAACAAGTTATTAACTAGATTCATAGCAATGCCTGGTTTTGAGAGTTTCATAAGCATTTAGTATAACGAAGAATGGGGAACTTGAAGCACTGTTGCTATCAGGTCTTCTTTAGCTGTGGCGCATCACGCTGTTCCGATTTGCGCATATCATCAACGGCTTCATTGACCTGTTTCATGACGTGAAATTTATCAAATGACACTTCTACTGTTTGGAACTGTGCTTCAATATTTAAATATCGCGGGATAACCCACGGCGAATTCACAACCCCCTATTCTACTAGCCAATCGTTTGATGGTCTTTATTGATCTTTTACAAACTTCTCCTCTCTTGTATACAGGAGGTATCTGGTTCTATCCTGTCGGGGCAAAAGGGGATGTTTTACCGCTTGGGGTTGACCTTAAGTACGTTGAAAACGATCCGTTTGACGATGATACACTTTCCCTTCCTGCCTTTTATCCTGCAAATCGCTAAAATATTTCACTTTCCATCAGCATCAAAATGAACTAATATTTGTTTGCATCTACTAAAATGTCTCTTCATGAGTAACTACTTAGGTGGTTTAGAAGTTGAATTGGTCTTTTAAGGCATCGGAGAGAGACGAGAGAACGGGGAGATGCTGCTTAGCAACGTGGAAATAACGCCGCGCATACGAGCAAAATGTTTGGCAGCGGATGGATCTGATTTCAGGCGACGGCTACAACTGCGGATATCGTAAGTTAACCGTTGATCTGAAGCGCACGTACCAGCTAATTGTTTCATTCAGCCTATTCCAATTGAGGCGGATCGCTTATGATTTGAAAAGCTGTGAAAGAATGAGATAAAGAGAGCATGTGTCCAAATCAAGTGCCAGGCTTCATTTTTATCATCGTATTTCAATATGCGTAAGTTCCCACGGTTTTTCAAGCGCTATCGTTACTCGAAACATCTTAGCAATCAAGTTATCTTTATCGCTTCTTGGCGTCCACATCGATAAGTACCACCCTAATAATAATATAATTAGGGTGGTACTTACATCAGCACTTCCGAACAGACCTAAGCCTTTCGGTGTTACGATGAAGCGTTTTTTCGTTAATCAAGTTCTCTAAACTCAACTTGATTCATCCATATGTCCATCGGTTTAAGTTCTTAAATTGACCTGATAAAGACCATCCTGATTTTCTATAGTAGTCATTGAATGTAGAATTGATAGGGCATAAGGATTCGACACTGCTCACCTTGATCATTTCTAGCATTGCAACAAGTAAGTTTTGTTTTCTATATGCTTCATCAATAGCAAATTGATAAAGTGATATGACACCGCTTTTTTTCTTATAAAAACGTAAAGCCCCAACGATTCTTTGATTATCTAGAGCCAAAAGAATCTGTTTTCTGCCTATAGCAGCCTTTACCCCATCAGGACAAAAAAATTCAAACGAATAAATTGCATCGTTATCTCGACGTAAATATGAATTGAAAAATGATACTGTTTGATGACCATATACATTCGATGCAATTTTGAGTTCCATTCAACTCTTCCCCTGCCTTTGATTTATATTTTGCCACATAGTTGAGGTTATACTACTGCCTTACTCAAACTTATTGATGCTACCCCTGAAGATTTTTTTCGCCTTTTCATATCGTTCCATTGTGTCTATATCCATAAATTTTAATAGGTTTTCCTCTGCCAAGATTCGTCCATGGTACATCGGTAAGCGAAACAAAGAGCGTGCCCCTACGTCCCCTTCCAAAGAGGCAACCGCTGCCCACATCCTTCGCCCCAAAATAACCGGAGGCTTCGGTATCCCCTTATCCCCACTGGCTATATAATCATAGTCATCTTCCTTACTAAACACATCCGTAAGGTGAGCTAGCATTTCACTATCTATGAAAGGCTGATCCGCCAAAATGACTAAAACACCATCTGCGTCCATCTCTTCAGCCACTTGGATGCCCTTGCGCAATGAATGTGCCATGCCGAATTCAGAATCCTCACATACCTCAATCCGACACCGTCCCCTTTCAATATGCAAAAAAGCTTCTTCAGTCAACCAATCCAGTTCATCAGCTTTACGTACTACAACAACCACACAATACAGTCCGGCATTAAGTGCTTGCATCAAGGCAACGCCGGCAAGGCGAATTCCTCCACCTAAATCCAACGACTGCTTCGACGTCCCCATTCGCTTGCTGCTACCTGCCGCCAAATATACACCAACAACCTTCTTCTTCACATCACTCACCAAGGGCAACAGCTATTTATATTTCGCCACATGAATACAGAGGAGATCCACTCTCTACTCTCCATTTTCGAAAAAATTACCACAAATCGATCATATGCTCTATCGCATCGGATCTCTCGCATTTGTATAAACATCCTTACTTCGCCCCCAGCGTTTATGTAATCAATCGGGAATATTGGCATTTGATCAATTGATTACTTTCATATTGTACGCTAAACTATGCCGTCAGCAGTGAATACCTGGTTTTAGCATAATTAATTCAGACATCTATATCACTATCATTAATGAATCACATAAAGATCAATCATTTGAGTACCTGTAGAACTCTTCTGGCTCTGCATTATGACCATAGTTTTCTAAACGTTGAAGTCATGCTGCGAATGCGTGCAAAGTGCTTGGCATAACCCAACGCTCCAAATGTCCCTGACACTTTGACTTTGGCCATCCGGATATCGCGTTCGGCCTGATTATTGTCGAAGGGAACGCGCGCATCACGAATAAAGCGAAGGGTATGCCCCTCATGACCAGCAGGCGCTCCTTTTTTTGCCGCCGGATTTACGCAAGTTGGTAGGTTTACCCAGCCCATCACTGGAGGGCGGTTTGCTGCTATTTTTTGAGTTTTGACCGAGTTATCTTTCCAGATCTTTCACACGATCTTCCAGTTGTTCCATCCGATTCGTCAGCAACGTGATGAACGCTGCTATCTCCGGATCTCCATTGCTAATCGATAGAATCTGTTCTGAACTTAGCTTCACGTGCTGACCTCTTTTCTATTCTCTACTCTAATTGTATTTTATCAAATTTTCCATTTATTTCATAGAGGGAGCCTAAGTAGTAACCTAGAAAGTATGCATCCGTTTAGCCTCTTATTTCATTTGAATGATTAGCTAACAGTGCCTCCCATACTTTTAGTGAAGATACTCCCATAATTTCACGATATTTATCAGTAAGCGTTATTGCACATCCTCTGAAGAATCATCTTCCCTCCATCTCTTAACAAGGTGAACAATATCTTTATGTGACGCCCAGGTAATCTCATCTGCGTGTTCGATAAGAATGATTTGAGTTGGATTTTCTTTACGCAAACTTAAGTGATTGTTGAATGCCGTAAATATCTTTTGTACCTTGAGGATATCCTCCGGCGTATATTCTACTTCTGATAGTTTTTGAAACTTATCGGGAAAACAAACTTGATTTGGTTAATCAATTACTTGAAATTTAGGGAGCGCATTCCAATCAAGCCCGGCAAAATGATCATGTAACGCGAGCAGGGTTGCAATGTGATAGCCCATCCAGTTAGCCTCGCTACCAGTTTCCCAAAGAAAATCCTCTCTCCTCAGATTTTTTAAGCAATGTTAAGTTAATAATGTCTAGTAAAACAGGATCTTCGGGATTTTCGAGTCTGTATAACATTCTATGTAAACTCTCAAATCCTATTACAATAGAAGAAAGGCTGGTTTGAGAGGATGGCACCTATGGCGAGATATAATAAGGAACAAGTGGAGGCGTTTGTGAAGAAAAACAACCTCAAGACGATGGAAGATGTACAGTCAGCCGTGAAGATGCTATTTCCAGAGACACTGCAATCTATGCTGGAGGCTGAGCTGGATACGGAGCTCGGCTATAAGAAGCACCAATCAACCGTCACCGGTATTGAGGATCAAATCATCGCAATGTACGCGAAAGGTGTCAGTACGAGGGATATCCAAGATCACCTCCAGCATCTGTACGGAATAGACGTCTCTCCAAATTCGTAGGTTGATGAGAACTTTTAACCTCGTATGTCCACATCGAAAAGCCAGTCCCTCCCTACCGGCGTATGGCCACTCCCAGATGGCTTATTTGTCAACCATTCTGGATGCCTCCACAGGTGAACTCTTAGCTCATAACTTATCCGCTACCCTCCACCTCCCTCTTGCAACGGACACGTGGATTTAAAAAGATGACTCCTGTGCAGTACGAGGCCACTGAAAAACTTACGTTTATAATTTGTTAAGATTTGTTTTAAATCAAAAAGGCGAAATTTCGTTCACATTGGAACGGAATATCGCCTTTCTCTTTATTCTTTTACTTTGAATCTTTCATGAGTGTAATGATTCGCTTGAGATTAACAGAAAATATGGCCATGGCACCTTGCATTTGCATGCCAACAAGACCCGAGGACGATGCAACATCATACCCGTGTCTATGCTTGAGTTCACTGTTTTTCGCTTCAATTTTATAACGTTCTTTCGATTTCTCCTTGAAATCATCACTATTTTGAAATGCCTCATGTTCCTTATGTTCGGTGGATTTGATGGTTACAGAATAGGTTTTACTTTTCGCACCTTCTTTATAGCACCCGTCTTTCATTGGACATACTTTGCATTTTTCAATGTCAAACATGTAGGTATTCTTTTGGTTATTATTCATACCTTTCTTACCTGTGCGCGCTCTTTGAATCGCCATATGTCCAGCTTTACAAACGTACATACCTGCATCTTTATTAAACTCAAATTCCTCTTCTTTTTTACGAGTTCCTTGTGTGATATTAGGGTTTAATTTTGATATTAATTGTAATTCGTTGTGATTGGCATACTGAATATTATCTTTTTCAGAATAGGCTGCATCTCCAATAACGGTATCGATCTTCATACCTGTGTCATGACTTTTTTCGATGAGAGTTTGAAGTTGTTTTCCATCATTCTTTTCACCCGTCGTAATCACCGCTGCTGTAATGATTCGTTCTTCATTCATTGCAAGATGTGTTTTATATCCGAAGAAAGAGGAGTCGGCTGTTTTGTGACCTAAACGTGCATCCGGATCATTTGCGAATTGAAGATGCTCTTCGTGATCTTCTACGATTTCTTTTAAATAGTTCAGCTTTTCTTTTACTTTTGGGTATTCGCGAATCTTTTCTTCCTTTTCCACAGCCTGAATGACTTTTCGGCAATAGTCCAATTCATCTTCCAATTTGTTTGTTGTTGTTTTTGAAGGGAATTTATCTTTCATCTTTTCATCCATTTGATAAACGGCTTTTCGTAGCAGCTTGGACTTCTCCATTAAAATCTCTTTGGGTGATTTTTGATTGTAACGCGCTTTTGAATGTGTGGCGTCTACAATAATCGCGGTACTTTTTATGATTTCTTTTTCCAATGCAATCGCTACTGTTTTTTGAATAAGTATGTCTAGTAGGTTTACATCTTTCAAACGAAGTTTTCGAAACTTCGTTAAAGAACTCGAATTAATGACGCCATCTTCCGGCGCCATATCCAAGAAATATTTAAAAGACATGTCATATTTCGATCGTTCTACAACATCCACATCGGATACATCGAAAATAGATTTCAATAATAAATATTTGAACATACGTATAGGAGGTACTGCATTGCGACCGTTATCAAGGCAATATTTATTTTGTAATTCTTCATGGACAAAAGAAAAATCAACAAGGTCAATAATTTGGCGGAGCATATTATCTTTAGGTACAACTATATCGTAAATTCCCACATACGGGCTGAGGTTAAGAGTTTGTTGATTTGAAATCATCCGAGACACCGCCTAGAATTATTACAGCTATTATACAGCAAAACAGAATACCCTTCCTCGCAAAATCGAGGAAAGGTATTCTATTTCTAAGGTGTGGACTTTTTCAGTGGCCTCGTGCAGTACAGGAATCATCTCTTACGTGCAGCTTAATTCTTTTTTTCAAAGTGTCCTTGACTAAGGGTCCAGATTATCCAAATCCATGGACGAAGTATCTTTTTTCGGCACTCATTGATATCTTTTATTTTATTTCATTCATAAATCCCCTGAAATTTTCCACGATTTCTTTTGATCGGGTATAGTGCAAATAGTGCTCTCCTTCAAATGTCATCACTTTTCCATGTACCGAATTTTTTATTTGCTCCTCATGAAGAGGTATCCAATTTTTCGTTTCAGTATCATTTGCTTGTAAAAAGAAAATAACAGGAAGATCTTTGGGGAAGAACAAGCTCTCAGTTGCTTTGAAATTAGGCCCGAAATTTTCGCCTTCATTCAGGTTGTTCGGATTAAACGTATTTTTGAGTGAAAGCATTCTAATTTGTTCTCTGGTTTCATCATCAACGTCGGGTGCAAGCAGTTGGTCAGGGGCCAATTTCATTAACAATCGGTAGAACCCTGATTTTTTAAGCAGTTTATACGTTTCTGTCGGGAATGGATCATCCGTACCGCCTTGCGTTGGAACGCTGCTTTCAATCCCGACAAAGGCACTTACTTCGTTTGGATATTTGTTCACATAATCCAGTCCGTAAATCCCTGAAATAGAGTGACCCATGAGCGTGTAACGATGAATATCAAGTTGCTGTAATGCTTCATGAACTTCACTAACCATATTTTCAGTGGTACGCTCTTTTTCAGTTACGTCACTTAAACCATAACCGAAAGGCTCAATTACGACGACTTTGTAAAATGGAGATAGCTCATCGATTAGCGGTTTAAAATCAAGGGCCGGGGCTGGCGTTCCATATCCAGGAAGTAATACCACCGTTTCTTCGCCTTTTCCTTGAATCAGCACATTCATGTTTTTCCCGTCAACCGCTACAAACTGGCCATAGGGTTTTATTTTCCCTTCCTCCGATTTGTTGCTAAATGCATTAATAATAAAAACAGTGGCAATAAATAATGCAAAAACGATAACTATGGCTCCGAATATTTTGAGCAAAATGATTAATATTTTTTTCATCATGATGGTTGTCTCCTGTTGAGTTTGTTTGTTGTACAGTCGTTTGGACATTCATTATTTTTACTTTTTCAATGAAATTTCAAATTTGGAGCCAGCCTCACCTGCAAATACAATGCGGCCATTTTCTGGTAAGACAACCTCATTCTTACCGCTGACCACGGTGTGATTAATACAAATACCCGTCTGGTCATATACAGCAAAGGCGCCATTTGCAGGCATTTTCACTGTCATGACTTTTCCTTTCACAGTCGTTGGTACCGAAAACCATTTGGCATATCCATCTGCTTGAATAGTTGTTGCGGATTGTTTACCCGAATGGAGTGGTTTCACAAGTTCCTCACTGGCGTATACATAACCTAAGGCTGTAAGATACTCTCCTCCGTTCTTTTTAGAAAAATGAATGTCCATCGTATCACGTCCGGCAGTACCTGGAATTTGCAATGGATTGACTGCTTCGTTTGCTCCAATAATCTTATTATTGGACATATACCCTGGATTCTCTTTATTAATATGAATAGCCAGGATCGATGAAGCATTGAGATAGACCATTGATGTGTATTTCTCATTCACTAGGTAATATTTTTTACCGTCGCGTTTTTTCCATGAGGCGTTAGTCTCCTTGGATAATTCATTGGCTTTAAGCTTCTCCGCCTTATATTCTGAGAAAGCCAGCTGTCCAAGTCCTGGAATGGATATATAAGATCGAGACCACAGGTAGGTATTCCCATTTTTCTCCACAACGAATTTCAGCTTTTCTGTACCCTCGTCGTTAACAAAAGTACCATCTGCTGTATATGTGTATTTTTGAGCCGGATTATTCGGAGCTGCAAGTGTGGATACAGTCATTTGTCCTGCCGTATTTATTTTGATATTCATAACCGAATTATTGCCGCCATATATACCAGCGTACTTGGACATTCCCTTAGGTATATCTGCCTTCACTGGTACGCCAAATGATTTTTCCGATTTCCGTTCTGTAATCATGTCCTTTTCCTCAAGTGCGCTGAGTAATAATTCATTCGCAATGAATTGATTGGTTAAGCTTGACCCGCCTGAAGAGATAACTGCTGCAGCCATGTTGTATTCCGGGAGTACCACTAATGAAGACTGATAAGATAGCGTATCTCCACCTTTCATAACAGCCTTAATGCCGTATTCGTTGAATGGGAACATGTTCACACTATCCCACCCTAACCCGTAAGACATAAACGTATCGCTATCCTCTGGCCACATGCCTCTTTTATACTCTTCTTGCGCCATAGCTTCTACCGACTTACTGGAAAGAATGCCTTCGACCTGTCCTGAGAAGATTTGTGAAAATTTCACAAGATCTTCAGCGGTGGAATATATACCTCCAGTAGCGATGATATTATAATTCTCTTTTGGAAGTTGTCCCTCATAAAAAGGGGAATAGATTCCCGCCATTTCTGCCGGGTCAACCACATCCTGTGGTGTTTTGGTATGGTTCATATCCAAAGGCTCTGTAAAATATTTGTGTATAAATGCGGTAAAAGCGATGCCGCTAACTCTTTCGACCAGAATCTCGGCTAACGTAAAGCCATCGTTGCTGTAGACTGAGTATGCGCCGGGATCTGCCTTCAGGTTTTGATTCGCCAATTGCTCCAGAAACGTATCATGTGAATACGTGTCATTATCTCCGTACAAGGTGGCATTGCTGAATGAGCCGCCCAGAAAACCGGAGGAATGATTCAGCAACATACGGGGGGTAATCTTCTTGTAACGGTTATCTTTCATTTTAAAGTCAGGGATATAATTCACAACAGGCACATCCAAATCGATCTTGCCTTCGTCAACCAGCTTCATTACAGTGGCTGTAAGCATCATTTTACTGGTTGAACCGATGCCATAGATCGTGTTCGAAGTAAGTGGTACCTTGTCGTTTATATCGTTCTTGCCGGTTTGACCGGACACCACAATCTCTCCACCATCGATGAGCGCATATTGCAGACTCGTCGTGCCGTACGTCTCGGTTAGTAATTTGGCTTTTTCGATCACGGTGTTCTTCGTTGTCTCATACGTAAGGTTGCTGTTGTTATTCATGGCAGTCGGTGCGGCCATTGCAGACATTGGAGCAAGTATCGTCAGTATGAGAGTCACAGCAGCTAAAGTATTCCTTTTTCTTGCTGTCCTCATACTCATCTTCTTTTTTGTTTCCTCTCTTGGTTTCACTCTAGCATCTACTCCTGTCTTCATAATTGTGTTAGGCCACCTTAACGGAGGTGCTAAAGACAGTATAACCAACCAAGATGTCCCCCTAATGACTACAAGATGAACGGAGAATGAACAGGCCAAAAAAGTTTGCATCAACACATACAAGAAGGTTTATACATGGTGTCGTAGCCTAGAGAAGGCATGAAATCCAATCATCCTGCAGGTGTTGTGATTGGCAAGATGACTATGAAGGTCGTTCCTCGTCCGTATTCGCTCTCCACCCGGATGTCCCCTTGATGAAGCGATACGATCTGCTTTACAATAGCCAGTCCCATACCACTGCCTTCATATTTCTGGCTGTGGGAACGATCAGCTTTAAAGAAGCGGTCAAATATACGCTTTT
This genomic window contains:
- a CDS encoding serine hydrolase domain-containing protein encodes the protein MKTGVDARVKPREETKKKMSMRTARKRNTLAAVTLILTILAPMSAMAAPTAMNNNSNLTYETTKNTVIEKAKLLTETYGTTSLQYALIDGGEIVVSGQTGKNDINDKVPLTSNTIYGIGSTSKMMLTATVMKLVDEGKIDLDVPVVNYIPDFKMKDNRYKKITPRMLLNHSSGFLGGSFSNATLYGDNDTYSHDTFLEQLANQNLKADPGAYSVYSNDGFTLAEILVERVSGIAFTAFIHKYFTEPLDMNHTKTPQDVVDPAEMAGIYSPFYEGQLPKENYNIIATGGIYSTAEDLVKFSQIFSGQVEGILSSKSVEAMAQEEYKRGMWPEDSDTFMSYGLGWDSVNMFPFNEYGIKAVMKGGDTLSYQSSLVVLPEYNMAAAVISSGGSSLTNQFIANELLLSALEEKDMITERKSEKSFGVPVKADIPKGMSKYAGIYGGNNSVMNIKINTAGQMTVSTLAAPNNPAQKYTYTADGTFVNDEGTEKLKFVVEKNGNTYLWSRSYISIPGLGQLAFSEYKAEKLKANELSKETNASWKKRDGKKYYLVNEKYTSMVYLNASSILAIHINKENPGYMSNNKIIGANEAVNPLQIPGTAGRDTMDIHFSKKNGGEYLTALGYVYASEELVKPLHSGKQSATTIQADGYAKWFSVPTTVKGKVMTVKMPANGAFAVYDQTGICINHTVVSGKNEVVLPENGRIVFAGEAGSKFEISLKK
- a CDS encoding alpha/beta hydrolase, which encodes MMKKILIILLKIFGAIVIVFALFIATVFIINAFSNKSEEGKIKPYGQFVAVDGKNMNVLIQGKGEETVVLLPGYGTPAPALDFKPLIDELSPFYKVVVIEPFGYGLSDVTEKERTTENMVSEVHEALQQLDIHRYTLMGHSISGIYGLDYVNKYPNEVSAFVGIESSVPTQGGTDDPFPTETYKLLKKSGFYRLLMKLAPDQLLAPDVDDETREQIRMLSLKNTFNPNNLNEGENFGPNFKATESLFFPKDLPVIFFLQANDTETKNWIPLHEEQIKNSVHGKVMTFEGEHYLHYTRSKEIVENFRGFMNEIK
- a CDS encoding N-acetyltransferase, which produces MELKIASNVYGHQTVSFFNSYLRRDNDAIYSFEFFCPDGVKAAIGRKQILLALDNQRIVGALRFYKKKSGVISLYQFAIDEAYRKQNLLVAMLEMIKVSSVESLCPINSTFNDYYRKSGWSLSGQFKNLNRWTYG
- a CDS encoding IS1182 family transposase; amino-acid sequence: MISNQQTLNLSPYVGIYDIVVPKDNMLRQIIDLVDFSFVHEELQNKYCLDNGRNAVPPIRMFKYLLLKSIFDVSDVDVVERSKYDMSFKYFLDMAPEDGVINSSSLTKFRKLRLKDVNLLDILIQKTVAIALEKEIIKSTAIIVDATHSKARYNQKSPKEILMEKSKLLRKAVYQMDEKMKDKFPSKTTTNKLEDELDYCRKVIQAVEKEEKIREYPKVKEKLNYLKEIVEDHEEHLQFANDPDARLGHKTADSSFFGYKTHLAMNEERIITAAVITTGEKNDGKQLQTLIEKSHDTGMKIDTVIGDAAYSEKDNIQYANHNELQLISKLNPNITQGTRKKEEEFEFNKDAGMYVCKAGHMAIQRARTGKKGMNNNQKNTYMFDIEKCKVCPMKDGCYKEGAKSKTYSVTIKSTEHKEHEAFQNSDDFKEKSKERYKIEAKNSELKHRHGYDVASSSGLVGMQMQGAMAIFSVNLKRIITLMKDSK
- a CDS encoding nucleotidyltransferase family protein, producing the protein MSDVKKKVVGVYLAAGSSKRMGTSKQSLDLGGGIRLAGVALMQALNAGLYCVVVVVRKADELDWLTEEAFLHIERGRCRIEVCEDSEFGMAHSLRKGIQVAEEMDADGVLVILADQPFIDSEMLAHLTDVFSKEDDYDYIASGDKGIPKPPVILGRRMWAAVASLEGDVGARSLFRLPMYHGRILAEENLLKFMDIDTMERYEKAKKIFRGSINKFE
- a CDS encoding helix-turn-helix domain-containing protein, with the protein product MNIVVVSDDKSLFTDTKQCVLNDEVGIIHLSDIEYLQPIISYMDVLAVIWCSSNFAGNSVKTYMELAGNWNCPVLILGEALTSNHFPKMESNRKNIMIKNYSTNPMRRDHLKHFIQMLDNNHKKMEGDIEISPHIILSTDFQLLLTEGNFIPLPGKEFELLMFFVKNRYRFVSIQHILLTIWDEYTTPENARQYIYKLRCKLRSEKHPSDIIIYKKGMGYMLLDNKTQGIMSHLANYRSRVQS